Proteins encoded by one window of Arachis hypogaea cultivar Tifrunner chromosome 1, arahy.Tifrunner.gnm2.J5K5, whole genome shotgun sequence:
- the LOC112801289 gene encoding probable purine permease 11 isoform X2 — protein sequence MLKRYRKWFCVSVYIIFLLAGQSAAVLLGRLYFDKGGNSKWMSTFVQSAGFPVLLPLLFYFSSSSPQSKSNNNNKDSFKNTKPKVSSLILLYIGFGLLLTGDNLMYSYGLLYLPVSTYSLLCATQLAFNALFSYFLNSQKFTAFIFNSIVLLTISASLLAINSDSSESSGIPRGKYIIGFLCTVFASAVFSLYLSLMQLSFDKVIKRKTFSSILGMQIYPSFVATSGCVVGLFASGEWKTLHNEMQSYQKGSVSYVMTLVWIAVTWQVFSIGMIGLILEVSSLFSNLISTLSLPIVPVLAVFFFHDKFSGVKAVALLLAIWGFISYIYQHYLDDQKAKADKSDDAVEASKGEVEVC from the coding sequence ATGTTAAAAAGATACAGAAAGTGGTTTTGTGTTTCTGTATACATAATCTTTCTCCTAGCAGGCCAATCTGCTGCTGTCCTTTTAGGAAGGCTATACTTCGACAAAGGCGGCAACAGCAAATGGATGTCGACATTTGTTCAATCGGCCGGCTTCCCGGTGTTACTTCCGTTGCTCTTTTACTTCTCATCGTCATCACcacaatccaaatccaacaacaacaacaaagattCCTTTAAAAATACCAAACCAAAAGTTTCCTCCTTAATTCTCCTCTACATAGGCTTTGGACTTCTATTAACTGGTGATAACTTGATGTATTCATATGGACTTCTATATCTACCTGTTTCCACATATTCCCTACTATGTGCTACTCAACTAGCCTTCAATGCATTATTCTCTTACTTCCTCAATTCCCAGAAATTCACAGCATTCATATTCAATTCCATAGTCCTTCTTACTATATCGGCTTCCCTGCTCGCAATCAACTCTGATTCTAGCGAATCGTCTGGTATCCCAAGAGGGAAGTACATAATAGGCTTCTTGTGCACTGTTTTTGCATCTGCTGTGTTCTCCTTGTACCTCTCTCTGATGCAACTTTCATTTGACAAAGTCATCAAGAGGAAAACATTTTCTTCTATATTGGGCATGCAAATCTACCCTTCCTTTGTTGCTACATCCGGTTGTGTCGTGGGATTGTTCGCGAGCGGGGAATGGAAAACTTTGCACAATGAAATGCAAAGTTACCAGAAGGGGAGTGTGTCATATGTAATGACTTTGGTTTGGATTGCTGTGACATGGCAAGTATTTTCAATTGGTATGATAGGGTTGATTTTGGAGGTGTCTTCATTGTTCTCCAATCTTATAAGCACTTTGTCCTTGCCTATAGTTCCAGTTCTTGCTGTTTTCTTCTTTCATGATAAGTTCAGCGGTGTTAAAGCTGTTGCTTTGTTGTTAGCAATATGGGGATTCATTTCCTATATTTATCAACATTATCTTGATGACCAAAAAGCCAAAGCGGATAAAAGTGATGATGCCGTTGAAGCTTCAAAGGGTGAAGTAGAAGTTTGTTGA
- the LOC112801289 gene encoding probable purine permease 11 isoform X1, with amino-acid sequence MEIVQELQLETTEKNSSKDRTSVFHQHQLKKQTMLKRYRKWFCVSVYIIFLLAGQSAAVLLGRLYFDKGGNSKWMSTFVQSAGFPVLLPLLFYFSSSSPQSKSNNNNKDSFKNTKPKVSSLILLYIGFGLLLTGDNLMYSYGLLYLPVSTYSLLCATQLAFNALFSYFLNSQKFTAFIFNSIVLLTISASLLAINSDSSESSGIPRGKYIIGFLCTVFASAVFSLYLSLMQLSFDKVIKRKTFSSILGMQIYPSFVATSGCVVGLFASGEWKTLHNEMQSYQKGSVSYVMTLVWIAVTWQVFSIGMIGLILEVSSLFSNLISTLSLPIVPVLAVFFFHDKFSGVKAVALLLAIWGFISYIYQHYLDDQKAKADKSDDAVEASKGEVEVC; translated from the exons atGGAGATAGTTCAAGAGCTCCAGTTAGAAACTACAG AGAAGAATTCAAGCAAAGACAGAACCTCTGTCTTTCATCAACACCAACTAAAGAAACAAACAATGTTAAAAAGATACAGAAAGTGGTTTTGTGTTTCTGTATACATAATCTTTCTCCTAGCAGGCCAATCTGCTGCTGTCCTTTTAGGAAGGCTATACTTCGACAAAGGCGGCAACAGCAAATGGATGTCGACATTTGTTCAATCGGCCGGCTTCCCGGTGTTACTTCCGTTGCTCTTTTACTTCTCATCGTCATCACcacaatccaaatccaacaacaacaacaaagattCCTTTAAAAATACCAAACCAAAAGTTTCCTCCTTAATTCTCCTCTACATAGGCTTTGGACTTCTATTAACTGGTGATAACTTGATGTATTCATATGGACTTCTATATCTACCTGTTTCCACATATTCCCTACTATGTGCTACTCAACTAGCCTTCAATGCATTATTCTCTTACTTCCTCAATTCCCAGAAATTCACAGCATTCATATTCAATTCCATAGTCCTTCTTACTATATCGGCTTCCCTGCTCGCAATCAACTCTGATTCTAGCGAATCGTCTGGTATCCCAAGAGGGAAGTACATAATAGGCTTCTTGTGCACTGTTTTTGCATCTGCTGTGTTCTCCTTGTACCTCTCTCTGATGCAACTTTCATTTGACAAAGTCATCAAGAGGAAAACATTTTCTTCTATATTGGGCATGCAAATCTACCCTTCCTTTGTTGCTACATCCGGTTGTGTCGTGGGATTGTTCGCGAGCGGGGAATGGAAAACTTTGCACAATGAAATGCAAAGTTACCAGAAGGGGAGTGTGTCATATGTAATGACTTTGGTTTGGATTGCTGTGACATGGCAAGTATTTTCAATTGGTATGATAGGGTTGATTTTGGAGGTGTCTTCATTGTTCTCCAATCTTATAAGCACTTTGTCCTTGCCTATAGTTCCAGTTCTTGCTGTTTTCTTCTTTCATGATAAGTTCAGCGGTGTTAAAGCTGTTGCTTTGTTGTTAGCAATATGGGGATTCATTTCCTATATTTATCAACATTATCTTGATGACCAAAAAGCCAAAGCGGATAAAAGTGATGATGCCGTTGAAGCTTCAAAGGGTGAAGTAGAAGTTTGTTGA